The Ramlibacter algicola genome segment GCTCGCGGCCCGCGCCTGGCCCCACGGCTGAAGCAATGAAAATCTGGCACAAGATCATGATCGCGCCCGCCCTCGCGATCGCGTTCCTCCTGGGGTTCGGCGCCATCGCGTACGGCGTGGTGCGCCAGCAGAACGCCGCGATGGAGGACATGGTCCAGAAGCGCATGGAGGGCGTCTCCATCGCGCTGGACGCTTCGCAGCACCTCGCGGAGGTGCACTCCGGCGTCTACCGGCTGTTCACCTGGCTGGCCAACATGGACGAGGGCAAGGTCCGCGAGGCGGTGGGCAAGCAGAACGCGCGCGTCGACGGCATCGCCGACGAACTGCGCAAGCTGCGGCAGCAGAACGACCTGGGCGAGGAGCAGGGCCGGATCATCGACGGCGTCCTGCCGCTGGTGGCCAAGTACCGCAAGCTGACCGCGGACGCCATCGACCTGGGCACGATCGACGTCGCCACGGGTGCCATGCTGATGCAGTCGGCCGACAAGCATTACCTGGACATCGACAAGCAGGTCGAGCAGCTGGTCACGCTGCAGCGCAAGGCCGCGGCCGACGACTACGAAAGCTCGACCGCCGCGGCCCGCCGCGGCGTGATCCTGTTGATCGCCACGCTGGTTCTCGCGACGGCGATCGCGTTCACCGTGTCGCTGTCCATGAGCCGTGCCATCGTGCGCCCGCTCAACGTCGCCATCGAGGCGGCGGCGCGCATCGCCGACGGCGACCTGGGCACCGACGTCGAGGTGCGCGGTACCGACGAGACGGCCGACCTGCTGCGCGCGCTGGCCACGATGGCGCACAACCTGCGCCAGCTGGTGGGCGAGGTCGCCGATGGCGCCCGCGTGGTGGCCGAGACCAGCGGGCAGATCGCGCAGGGCAACCTGGACCTGTCGCAGCGCACCGAGGAACAGGCCAGCACGCTGGAGGAAACCGCCAGCTCGATGGAGGAACTCACGTCCACCGTCTCGCTGAACGCGCAGAACGCCAAGCAGGCCAGCCAGCTCGCGATCGGCGCGTCGGACATCGCGCGCCAGGGCGGCGAAGCCGTGGGGCAGGTCGTCAGCACCATGAGCGGCATCTCGGCCTCGTCGCGCCGCATCTCCGACATCATCGGCGTGATCGACGGCATCGCCTTCCAGACCAACATCCTGGCCCTCAACGCCGCCGTCGAAGCGGCGCGTGCGGGGGAGCAGGGCCGCGGCTTCGCGGTGGTCGCCGCCGAGGTGCGCAACCTCGCGCAGCGCAGCGCCGCGTCCGCCAAGGAAATCAAGGCCCTCATCGGCGAGTCGGTCGACCAGGTCGACAGCGGCGCCCGCCTGGTGCAGGACGCCGGCAAGACGATGGAAGGCATCGTCGTGGCCGCCAAGAAGGTGAGCGACCTGATCGCCGAGATCGCCGCCGCCTGCGCCGAGCAGGACGCGGGGATCCAGCAGGTCAACACCGCGGTCAGCCAGATGGACATCGTGGTGCAGCAGAACGCTTCCCTCGTGGAAGAAGCCGCGGCCGCCACCGAATCGATGAAGGAGCAGTCCGGTTCGCTGCTGCAGCTCGTGTCGCGCTTCAGGCTCGGCAACGAGGAAGCGCTCGCGCAGGGCGCTTCGGCATCCGTCCAGGAGCAGCCCGCGCCGAAGATCGTCCCGATCCAGACGCGTCCGCGCGCCAGGGCGGTGCCGGTGCTCTCGACGGCGGCGGCCGTTCCGCCGCGGCGCACCGCGAACTCCCAGTGGCAGGAATTTTGAACCGCGAAGCGTGACCGTGCGCGGCCAACCGGACTTCCCGCCCACCGAAGCGGCCTCGCTCGACGAGGTCTTCGCCATGCGCGACCGCGAGTTCGCGCGCGACGAAGCCGCGCCGGAGTTCGCTCCGACCGAAGCGGTGCCGATGGAGGCATTGTTCGGGCTGCCGTCCGCCGAGGCGGAGCCGTCGCGCTCGTTCGCCAGCTCCGTGCTGCCCGAGCCGGCGCCGGGCACGATCGCCACCTTCCTGTACGCCCGCGTGCACGGCTTCAACGCCGCGTGCCAGACCCTGGCCGGCCCCGAGCTCACCACATTCGTCAACGACGTGCGCCGCGCGCTGTCGTCCTCGGCCGGCAAGCTGGGCGGCGAGATCGCCGCACGGCGGCCCGATTCCATCCTCTGCGCCTTCACGCACGACGAGGACGACAAGCTGCCCACGCACGCCAAGCGCGCGCTGCACGCGTCCATCCTCATCGTCCACGAGCTGACGCAGGTCGCCGAGCGCGTCGCGCCGCAACTGCAGGCTGCCGGCTTGCCGCCGCTGGCGGTCGCCGTCGGCGTGCACCTCGGCGCCGGCGAAGTCGTGCCGCGTGCGACCACCACCGAGCGCATGGTCCACGCCACCGGCGAAGCGGTCGAGATCGCACGCATGCTCGAGAGCGTGGCCGACGACCTGCGCTGGGGCATCGCCGCGTCCGCGGGCACGCGGCAGGCCGCGGGCACCCGCGTCGACAGCGGCCGCAGCGGCAGCGTCGCACTGCCCGACGACAGCTTCCTCGAACTGACCGAGATCAGCGGCCTGGTCCCGCGCCAGGGGTCGACGACCCCCGCCAGCCACTACGAAGCGCTGCGCGCGTCCATCCAGCGCAACCAGCACGCATTGCAGTCGCGCCCCGGCGTCGCCAGCCGCGCCGGCCACCTGCTGGTGGAAGACTTCCGCGTGCTGCGCAAGATCGGCGAGGGCGGCAATGCCACCGTGTTCCTGGCCGCGCCCGCCGGCGGCGGGCCGACGCAGGTGCTGAAGGTCCTGCGCCTGGACGGGCCCGAGGGCGACATGGGGCTGCACCGCTTCATGCAGGAATACGCGCTGATCGCCAAGATCGACCATCCCAACGTGGCGCGCTTCTTCCGCCAGGGCTTCTGGGTCGGCAACGCCTACATCGCGATGGAGTACTTCCCGCTCGGCGACCTGCGCAGCCGCATGCGCCGCCCGCTCGACCCCGGCGTCGCGATGTACTACCTGCGGCAGGTGGCAGCGGGTCTCGAAGCGATCCACGAAGCGGGCATCGTCCACCGCGACGTGAAGCCGGACAACGTCATGCTGCGGCAGGACGGCATCGTCGCCATCGCCGACTTCGGCGTCGCCAAGCAGGTCGCGATGCTGATCACCGACACGGGCGCCGGCGACGTCGTCGGCACGCCGTACTACCTGAGTCCCGAGCAGGCACTGGGCCGCCGCGTCGACGCGCGGTCCGACCTGTACAGCCTGGGCGTGATGGCCTACGAGATGCTCACCGGCGGCAAGCCGTACCACGCCTCGTCGGCCGAAGAACTCCTGCGCCTGCACATCGAGGCGCCCGTGCCCACGCTGCCGCGGCAGCACGAGCCGTTCCAGCCGGTGCTGGACCGCCTGATGGCCAAGGACCCCGCGCAGCGCTATCCGTCCGCGGCCGCGCTGCTGGAAGACCTGGACCGGTTGGCCGCATGAGTGAATCCGTGATGCAGTTGCGCGCGGCCGCGGCCGTGCTCGGACGCGGCCGGCATTCGATCGTCGTCGCCGACCGTTTCGACGGCCTCGATCGCGCGCTCAAGATCTCGCACGCGTCGTCGCTCGCGCACGAGGCGACGCTGCTTCGCGCGCTCGCGCATCCGCACGTCGTCCGCCTGCACGCCGAAGGCCAGGACGACCGGGGTGCCTGGCTGGCGCTCGAACGGTGCGAATGCGCCACGCATGGCCAGGTGCCCGAGACGGTCGCCCGCGCGTGGCTGCGGCAAGCCGCCGGCGCGCTCGCGCACGTGCACGCGCGCGGCTTCGTGCACCGTGACGTCAAGCCTGCCAACCTGCTCGTGCGCACCGACGGCTCGCTGGCGCTGGCGGATTTCGGGTCCGCCGTGCGGATCGGCGAGGGCGCGTCCGACGCCACGGCGGCCGGCTCGCCACGCCACGCCGCGCCCGAACAATCGGCCGGGTCGCCGGCCAGCCCGGGTGCGGACGTCTACGCGCTCGGCACCGTCCTGCACGAGTGGCTCACCGGCGAACCCGCGTTCCCCGGCGAAACCGCGGCCGAACTGGCCGCGCAGCATCTCGTGGCCCCCATTCCCCGGCTGCTCGCGCCCGTCGCGCAGTGGCAGCCGCTGCTCGACGCGATGCTGGCCAAGCGGCCGGCGGCGCGCCTGGCCGACGGCGCCGCCGTCCTCTCCTGGAAGCTCCCGTGACTCCATCCGACCACTACCTCGTCGACGTGATCGGCTTCGCCGACGTCGAGCGGTCCATGCTCGCCAGCATCTTCGCGCTGGCGGCACGCCGCGATCCCGGCTTCGCGCAGTTCGACCCCGGCAGCAGCGGCGGCCGCACGCCCGACCTGTACCTCGTCGACGCCGAGAACCCGGAAGCACTGGGCGAGTTCAAGGCGCTGCGCAAGCGCGCCAACCTGCCCGCCGTGCTGATCGGCACCAGCTCGCACGGCACCGGCTGCCCCGTGCTGCCGCGTCCGCTGCAGTGGGCGCGCCTTCTGCAGGCGCTGGACGACCTCGTGTCGTCGAACGACGACGTCGCGATCGCGCCGCCGCCCGCGCCCGCGGTCGACCCGCGCCGCAGCCTGCCGGGGCTCGCCCGTTCCAACGCACCGCAAGGCGCGGTCGCGGCGGCGGGCCAGCGGATGATGGGCGACACGGTGCTCGTCGTCGACGACAACGCCACCGTGCGCGCCTTCATGCAGGCCAAGCTCGCGCCCTTCGGCTTCGACGTCGACTTCGCCGAGACCGGCGAGGAAGCGATCGGCCTGTCCGGCCAGAACGAATACACCTGCGTGTTCCTCGACGTCGTGCTGCCGGGCATCGACGGCTACCAGGTCTGCAAGCTGATCAAGTCGAACAAGCAGGCGATCAAGAAGACCGCGGTGGTCATGCTCACCAGCCGCAGCTCGCCGTTCGACAAGCTGCGCGGCTCGCTCGCCGGCTGCGACGAGTACCTCACCAAGCCGCTCGACGAGGACCGCCTGCTGGAGGTCATCGCCAAGTTCCTGCCCAGCGGGCGCAAGCAGGCCGAAAGGGCATCGCGCAAATGAGCGGCAAGTCCATCCTCGTCGTCGACGACACGCGCTCGATGCGCAAGATGGTGGCCGCGGTCCTCGCGGGCGCGGGCTACGAAGTGGCCGAGGCCGGCGACGGCGCCGAGGCGCTGGAGCAGGCCAAGCTGCGCCAGTACGACCTCGTGGTCACCGACCACAACATGCCCGTCATGGACGGCGTGACGCTGGTGCGCGAACTGCGCCGGCTGCCGTCCTACGACAACGTGGCGCTGATCGTCCTGTCCACCGAGGTCGATCCGGCGCTCAAGCAGCGCGGGCGCGAAGCGGGCGCCACCGGCTGGATGGCCAAGCCGTTCGACCCGCAGCGCATGCTGGACATCGTCGGCAAGTTCATCTGAAAGGCGCACGGCGATGACGCAGACCCCCACGGGGTTCGGGGACCCGAACGCCTACCGTGCGATCTTCTTCGACGAGACCCAGGAGCACCTGGCCAACGTCGAGGCCATCCTGCTGCGGCTGCGCCCGGACGAGGCGTCGCCGGGCCTGCAGGGTGACTTCAACGCGATCTTCCGCGCGGTGCACTCGATCAAGGGCAGCGCGGCGATGCTGGGCTGCGACGACATGGCGGGCCTCGCGCACCTGCAGGAGAACCTGCTGGACCTGCTGCGCAAGGACGAGCGCCCGCTGGAAGCCGGCGACGTCGAGGCGCTGCTGCGTGCCGGCGACGCCTTGCAGGCGCAAGCCTTGCGCCATCGCGGCATGACCGACCGGGCGCCGGACACCAGCGCCGTCGAAGCCCTGCTGCGCGACCAGCTCGCGCGGCCGCGCATCGGTGCGCAGGGCGCGCAGTCCGGCCCGGTGCGCCGCGCGTTCAGCGTCACGCTCGGCCCGCTCGTGGCGGCGATCGACGCGGGGGACCTCGAGATGATGCTCGCCGGCCTCGGGGAGATGGGCTCGGTGGCGGACACCCGCATCGACAACCAGCCGGGCGGCAGCGTCGCGTTCTCGGTGGAACTCGAAGGCACGGCCGCCGACCTGGAAAGCGTGCTGGCGCTGGTCGTGCCCACGGACATCACGACGATCGAACCCGCCGGCGCCTCCGCGCCGGTGAAGGCCGCGCCGCAGCCGGTGCCCAGCGACGACCTGGGCGACGAGCTGTTCGTCGACCCGGCCGTGTTCAAGCAGCGCCGCGCCGCCAGCGAACCGGCCCCCGCGATCGCTCCTGCTCCCGGGCCTGCATCTGCGCCCGCGCTGCTGGCCGACCTGCACGAGCCGGTCAGCGTCGCGGCCGCCGAGACGGGCTACATCCGCGTCTCGATCGAGAAGATCGACCTGCTGGTCAACCTGGTGGGCGAACTCGTGATCACCGAGGCCATGCTGGCGCGCAGCGCCGCCTCGCAGGAGGACGGCACCGCGCCGACGTTCAGCGACGCCGGGCTCGCCGACCTGTCGCGCCACACGCGCAACCTGCAGGAAGCGGTGCTCGCCATCCGCATGCTGCCGATCTCCAACGTGTTCTCGCGCTTCCCCCGCCTGGTGCACGAGCTGTCGGCGCGGCTGGGCAAGCGGGTGGAGCTCAAGTTCGGCGGCGAGTCCACCGAACTCGATCGCGGCCTGATCGAGAAGATCTCGGACCCGCTGACGCACCTGGTGCGCAATGCGGTGGACCATGGGCTCGAGACGGCCGAGACGCGCATCGCCTGCGGCAAGCCGCCGGTGGGCACCGTGCGCCTGCATGCGACGCAGCGCGGCGGCTCGGTGGTGATCGAGGTCAGCGACGACGGCCGCGGCCTCGATCGCGAGCGCATCCTCGCCAAGGCGGCGCGCATGGGCATCCCGGTCGCCGCCGACGCGACCGACGCGCAGGTGTGGCAGCTCGTGTTCCTGCCCGGCTTCTCGACGGCGGAGCAGGTGACGGACCTCTCCGGCCGCGGCGTCGGCATGGACGTGGTCCGCCGCAACATCCAGGCGCTCGGTGGCTCGGTCGACATTTCCTCGGCCGCCGGATGGGGCACCACGGTCACCGTCAGCGTGCCGCTGACGCTCGCGATCGTCGAAGCCATGACGGTGTCGGTGGGCGGTGCGACCTACGTGCTGCCGCTCGCCTCCGTCGCCGAATCGCTGCGCATCGAGGCGCAGCAGATCCACCGCCTGCCGCACGAGGGCGACACGCTGCGCGTGCGCGACGACTGGCTGCCGGTGCTGCACCTGGCCAGGCTGTTCCCGCCGGCGCAGGCCGCGGCCGAAGCGGGCGGCATCGCCGTGATCGTCGAAGCCGAAGGCCGCCGCGTCGCGCTGGTCGTCGACGAGCTCGTCGGCCAGCAGCAGGTCGTCGTCAAGAGCCTCGAAGCCAATTACCGCCGGGTGCCCGGCCTGTCCGGCGCCACCGTGATGGGCGACGGTTCGGTCGCCCTGATCCTCGACGTCAGCCACCTCGTGCGCCTCTGCGCGGCACGGGAACCGGCCAGCCCCTGACCATGCAAGGAGTCCCCATGCAGCCCGCATTCGCCCGCACGGCGGAACCCGCGCAGGCGCCCGTGCGCCAGCGCGAGTTCCTCACCTTCCGCCTCGGCGCCGAGAACTACGCCATCGACATCCTGAAGGTCCAGGAGATCCGCGGCTGGGAGCAGCCCACCGCGATCGCCAACTCGCCGGCCTTCATCAAGGGCGTGATCAACCTGCGCGGCGTGATCGTCCCCATCCTCGACCTGCGCGTGAAGTTCCAGCTGCCGCAGGCCAGCTACGACGAGTTCACCGTCGTGATCATCCTGAACATCGCCTCGCGCGTCGCGGGCGTGGTGGTCGACTCGGTGTCCGACGTGCTGTCGCTGCCTGAGGACGCGATCCGCCCGACGCCGGAGTTCTCCTCCGCCACCTTCGACACGCGCTACATCCCGGGCCTGGCGACGGTCGGCGACGAGCTGATGATCCTGCTCGACATCGAGAAGCTGCTGACCGGCGCCGACATGGCGCTCGTGGACGGCGCGTCGCATTGAGGGCGTCCGCATGAAGATGAAGACGTTCACCGCCGAGGCCGTGCTGCACGCGCTGATCGGCACGCTGCTGCTGATCACCGCGATCGCGGCGGGCTACGGCTGGTACGCGACCCACCAGGTGGGCGGCGCCGCGGCCACCGCGATCGAGGAGGTCCGCGAGCTCGGCGTGTCCGTCGGCCGCCTGCAGGGCGAGGAAGCCGTCGTGCGCAAGGAGCTGGGCCGCCTCGAGGTCGATCGGCAGCTCGCCGAAGGCTCCGACGCGAACGAGTCCGTGGTGCTGGCGCGCATCTCGGCGCTGGAGGGCCAGATCGCCGAGCTGAAGAAGCAGGACGAGGACCTGCGCCGGCGCGCGTTGCAGGCCGACGCGGCTGCCAAGGCCGAAGCCGCGCGGGTGGCCGAAGCCGCCCGCGAAGTCACCGTGCAGGCCGGTGCCGTCATGGGCGTGCTGGTCGCCCTCGCGCTGGTGCTGGCCTGGAAGTTCCGCGACTGGATCCGCGCCGCCAACGTCGGGCCGCTGAAGACGGCCGTGCAGCTGGTGCGCCGCGTCGCCGACGGCGACCTCACCGGCACCACGGCAGGCATGGACCAGCTGCACACGCGCAAGCTCGCGCAAGCCCTGGACCAGATGACCGGGAACCTGCGCGCGCTGACCTCGGAAGTGCAGCACAGCGCGCGGTCGGTCGCCGACACGAGCGCGCAGATCGCGCAGGGCAACCTGGACCTGTCGCAGCGCACCGAGGAGCAGGCCAGCACGCTGGAGCAGACGGCCAGCTCGATGGAGGAACTGACGTCCACCGTCGCCCTCAACGCCGACAACGCGCGCCAGGCCAGCCAGCTCGCGTCGGGCGCCGCCGACATCGCGCGCAAGGGCGGCCGGGCCGTCGCGCAGGTGGTGACCACGATGGACGGCATCGCCGCCTCGTCGCGCCGCATCGGCGACATCATCGGCGTCATCGACGGCATCGCGTTCCAGACCAACATCCTCGCGCTCAACGCCGCCGTCGAGGCGGCGCGCGCCGGCGAGCAGGGCCGCGGCTTTGCCGTCGTGGCGGCCGAAGTGCGTGGCCTCGCGCAGCGCAGCGCCGCCGCCGCCAAGGAGATCAAGACGCTGATCGGCGACTCGGTGCAGCAGGTCGAGGCCGGCACCCGGCAGGTCGACGACGCGGGCCGCACGATGCAGGAGATCGTCGATTCGGTGCGCCGGGTCAGCGGGCTGATCGCCGAGATCGCCGCCGCCAGCCAGGAGCAGAGCTCCGGCATCGGGCAGGTCAATTCCGCCGTTGCCCAGATGGAGCAGGTGGTGCAGCAGAACGCCTCGCTGGTCGAGGAAGCGGCGGCGGCAACCGAATCGCTCAAGGAGCAGGCGGCGACGCTGCTGCAGGCGATCTCGCGCTTCAAGCTCGACGCCGCCGGTGCCGAGGCCGAGCCCGAACCGCTGCAGCCGATCGAAGCGGCTGCGCCTCCGCCGGCGCCGATCCGCGTGCGCGCGGCCGGCAAGCCGCGCTACGTCCCTTTCGCGCGTGGCCGGCAGGAGCCGCCCACCGACAGCCATTGGCAGGAGCTTTGAGATGCCCGGTTTGAGCATGGCGGCCAAGTTGCGGCTGTTCACGGTGTTGCCGGCGCTGCCGGCGGCGGCCGCCGCAGGGATCGCGTGGTGGGGTGGGGCTGACACGAACGCCGTCTTCGCGATCGGCGCGCTGGCCATCGTCACGGGCGCCGGGTCCGCGCTGCTGATGCGCGGCATGCGCCGCGGGGTGCAGGCGCCGCTGCGTGCCGCCACGCGCGTCATCCTGA includes the following:
- a CDS encoding serine/threonine-protein kinase; protein product: MSESVMQLRAAAAVLGRGRHSIVVADRFDGLDRALKISHASSLAHEATLLRALAHPHVVRLHAEGQDDRGAWLALERCECATHGQVPETVARAWLRQAAGALAHVHARGFVHRDVKPANLLVRTDGSLALADFGSAVRIGEGASDATAAGSPRHAAPEQSAGSPASPGADVYALGTVLHEWLTGEPAFPGETAAELAAQHLVAPIPRLLAPVAQWQPLLDAMLAKRPAARLADGAAVLSWKLP
- a CDS encoding methyl-accepting chemotaxis protein produces the protein MKIWHKIMIAPALAIAFLLGFGAIAYGVVRQQNAAMEDMVQKRMEGVSIALDASQHLAEVHSGVYRLFTWLANMDEGKVREAVGKQNARVDGIADELRKLRQQNDLGEEQGRIIDGVLPLVAKYRKLTADAIDLGTIDVATGAMLMQSADKHYLDIDKQVEQLVTLQRKAAADDYESSTAAARRGVILLIATLVLATAIAFTVSLSMSRAIVRPLNVAIEAAARIADGDLGTDVEVRGTDETADLLRALATMAHNLRQLVGEVADGARVVAETSGQIAQGNLDLSQRTEEQASTLEETASSMEELTSTVSLNAQNAKQASQLAIGASDIARQGGEAVGQVVSTMSGISASSRRISDIIGVIDGIAFQTNILALNAAVEAARAGEQGRGFAVVAAEVRNLAQRSAASAKEIKALIGESVDQVDSGARLVQDAGKTMEGIVVAAKKVSDLIAEIAAACAEQDAGIQQVNTAVSQMDIVVQQNASLVEEAAAATESMKEQSGSLLQLVSRFRLGNEEALAQGASASVQEQPAPKIVPIQTRPRARAVPVLSTAAAVPPRRTANSQWQEF
- a CDS encoding chemotaxis protein CheA; amino-acid sequence: MTQTPTGFGDPNAYRAIFFDETQEHLANVEAILLRLRPDEASPGLQGDFNAIFRAVHSIKGSAAMLGCDDMAGLAHLQENLLDLLRKDERPLEAGDVEALLRAGDALQAQALRHRGMTDRAPDTSAVEALLRDQLARPRIGAQGAQSGPVRRAFSVTLGPLVAAIDAGDLEMMLAGLGEMGSVADTRIDNQPGGSVAFSVELEGTAADLESVLALVVPTDITTIEPAGASAPVKAAPQPVPSDDLGDELFVDPAVFKQRRAASEPAPAIAPAPGPASAPALLADLHEPVSVAAAETGYIRVSIEKIDLLVNLVGELVITEAMLARSAASQEDGTAPTFSDAGLADLSRHTRNLQEAVLAIRMLPISNVFSRFPRLVHELSARLGKRVELKFGGESTELDRGLIEKISDPLTHLVRNAVDHGLETAETRIACGKPPVGTVRLHATQRGGSVVIEVSDDGRGLDRERILAKAARMGIPVAADATDAQVWQLVFLPGFSTAEQVTDLSGRGVGMDVVRRNIQALGGSVDISSAAGWGTTVTVSVPLTLAIVEAMTVSVGGATYVLPLASVAESLRIEAQQIHRLPHEGDTLRVRDDWLPVLHLARLFPPAQAAAEAGGIAVIVEAEGRRVALVVDELVGQQQVVVKSLEANYRRVPGLSGATVMGDGSVALILDVSHLVRLCAAREPASP
- a CDS encoding methyl-accepting chemotaxis protein, encoding MKMKTFTAEAVLHALIGTLLLITAIAAGYGWYATHQVGGAAATAIEEVRELGVSVGRLQGEEAVVRKELGRLEVDRQLAEGSDANESVVLARISALEGQIAELKKQDEDLRRRALQADAAAKAEAARVAEAAREVTVQAGAVMGVLVALALVLAWKFRDWIRAANVGPLKTAVQLVRRVADGDLTGTTAGMDQLHTRKLAQALDQMTGNLRALTSEVQHSARSVADTSAQIAQGNLDLSQRTEEQASTLEQTASSMEELTSTVALNADNARQASQLASGAADIARKGGRAVAQVVTTMDGIAASSRRIGDIIGVIDGIAFQTNILALNAAVEAARAGEQGRGFAVVAAEVRGLAQRSAAAAKEIKTLIGDSVQQVEAGTRQVDDAGRTMQEIVDSVRRVSGLIAEIAAASQEQSSGIGQVNSAVAQMEQVVQQNASLVEEAAAATESLKEQAATLLQAISRFKLDAAGAEAEPEPLQPIEAAAPPPAPIRVRAAGKPRYVPFARGRQEPPTDSHWQEL
- a CDS encoding protein kinase domain-containing protein, producing the protein MRGQPDFPPTEAASLDEVFAMRDREFARDEAAPEFAPTEAVPMEALFGLPSAEAEPSRSFASSVLPEPAPGTIATFLYARVHGFNAACQTLAGPELTTFVNDVRRALSSSAGKLGGEIAARRPDSILCAFTHDEDDKLPTHAKRALHASILIVHELTQVAERVAPQLQAAGLPPLAVAVGVHLGAGEVVPRATTTERMVHATGEAVEIARMLESVADDLRWGIAASAGTRQAAGTRVDSGRSGSVALPDDSFLELTEISGLVPRQGSTTPASHYEALRASIQRNQHALQSRPGVASRAGHLLVEDFRVLRKIGEGGNATVFLAAPAGGGPTQVLKVLRLDGPEGDMGLHRFMQEYALIAKIDHPNVARFFRQGFWVGNAYIAMEYFPLGDLRSRMRRPLDPGVAMYYLRQVAAGLEAIHEAGIVHRDVKPDNVMLRQDGIVAIADFGVAKQVAMLITDTGAGDVVGTPYYLSPEQALGRRVDARSDLYSLGVMAYEMLTGGKPYHASSAEELLRLHIEAPVPTLPRQHEPFQPVLDRLMAKDPAQRYPSAAALLEDLDRLAA
- a CDS encoding chemotaxis protein CheW, translating into MQPAFARTAEPAQAPVRQREFLTFRLGAENYAIDILKVQEIRGWEQPTAIANSPAFIKGVINLRGVIVPILDLRVKFQLPQASYDEFTVVIILNIASRVAGVVVDSVSDVLSLPEDAIRPTPEFSSATFDTRYIPGLATVGDELMILLDIEKLLTGADMALVDGASH
- a CDS encoding response regulator; translated protein: MSGKSILVVDDTRSMRKMVAAVLAGAGYEVAEAGDGAEALEQAKLRQYDLVVTDHNMPVMDGVTLVRELRRLPSYDNVALIVLSTEVDPALKQRGREAGATGWMAKPFDPQRMLDIVGKFI
- a CDS encoding response regulator, with product MTPSDHYLVDVIGFADVERSMLASIFALAARRDPGFAQFDPGSSGGRTPDLYLVDAENPEALGEFKALRKRANLPAVLIGTSSHGTGCPVLPRPLQWARLLQALDDLVSSNDDVAIAPPPAPAVDPRRSLPGLARSNAPQGAVAAAGQRMMGDTVLVVDDNATVRAFMQAKLAPFGFDVDFAETGEEAIGLSGQNEYTCVFLDVVLPGIDGYQVCKLIKSNKQAIKKTAVVMLTSRSSPFDKLRGSLAGCDEYLTKPLDEDRLLEVIAKFLPSGRKQAERASRK